The Salvelinus namaycush isolate Seneca chromosome 1, SaNama_1.0, whole genome shotgun sequence genome has a window encoding:
- the golga1 gene encoding golgin subfamily A member 1 isoform X4, translating to MFAKLKKKIAEEAATAPRTGVRMLRSYSKESITSVGADSGDDFASDGSSSRDDLSSQILRRNDQIRKLEAKLSDYAEQLRLMQKTKDKLEIALEKHQDSSMRKLQDQNETHQANRAKMAEGMALALDKKDQEWMERISTLEQEKASLSVRLDDMMEQSLTLFQKRDDLDELEGFQQQELAKVKHMLLSKEEQLVQRERVLHQKGAELQMAKKGLAEAQEQLRALGEEHQESCRLNTELEMEREELLEVREEAEKKISELEGRGQNLQKVIQQVSEDFQKSQSRAAAVEKSLRTLQIENNALKLEQHKAAVTDEDKERVLLDLQEKNSSLERRLHGNLSEDELLQELLKEKSTLEQRLEDTRVELLEARTNHADTVSSLETQISRLNNNVTELQTLLRHKDDSSKNYRERTDAQIAGLEQQVQESNERLKNTEQQISDKQAHLDKLQAEWSVERDSLQQQVSAERQQGQERAGRLEEQLTALQTERDTEHTSAQARISELEQERASLLRGRDKADVALRRQAEELEQARSELSSRQTVSVEIAMALEDTRRQKEELQLQVVEMMASLQTTSQELAHVTEQLKRKEEDLQTLRNELQSAQSSLSQLQEEGLQAAAQERQEEKDSQLVSLRQELLTQNEQLDSCQLRVSELEVEVETLTLQQTPELCELDQNGTVTVDDLDHMQKANRDLEQQLSDKNKTIKQLQQRLAELKRTLQKELKLKPETESDGKERAQEGRGERQERPDRIFTEPAPGPAPGPNTTVTNTSDLNDSREINFEYLKHVVLKFMSSREAEAYQLIRAVSVLLNFTGEEEDMLKQTLEYKVAFSFHISFP from the exons ATGTTTGCCAAACTGAAAAAGAAGATTGCtgaggaggcagccacagcccccCGGACCGGAGTCCGCATGCTTCGCTCCTACAGCAAAGAGTCCATTACGTCAGTGGGGGCAGACTCGGGGGATGATTTT GCCTCTGATGGCAGTAGCTCCAGGGACGACCTCTCCTCCCAGATCCTCAGAAGGAATGATCAGATTCGCAAGCTGGAGGCCAAACTATCAG ACTACGCTGAGCAGCTCCGACTTATGCAGAAGACCAAGGACAAGCTTGAAATTGCATtagaaaaacatcaggatt CCTCCATGAGGAAACTGCAGGACCAGAATGAGACTCACCAGGCCAATAGAGCCAAAATGGCCGAAGGCATGGCTTTGGCACTGGACAAGAAGGATCAG GAATGGATGGAAAGGATATCTACGCTGGAGCAG GAGAAAGCGTCTCTGTCTGTGAGGCTAGATGATATGATGGAGCAGAGCCTTACTCTGTTCCAGAAGAGGGATGACCTGGACGAGCTGGAGGGCTTCCAGCAGCAGGAGCTCGCCAAAGTCAAACACATG TTACTGAGCAAGGAGGAGCAGCTGGTCCAGCGGGAGCGAGTGCTCCACCAGAAGGGTGCCGAGCTGCAGATGGCCAAGAAGGGTCTGGCCGAAGCCCAGGAGCAGCTGCGGGCTCTGGGAGAGGAGCATCAGGAAAGTTGCAGGCTCAACACGGAGCTGGAGATGGAGAG AGAGGAGCTGCTGGAGGTCAGGGAGGAGGCTGAGAAGAAGATTAGTGAGCTGGAGGGCAGAGGACAGAACCTGCAGAAGGTCATCCAACAGGTATCTGAGGACTTCCAGAAG TCGCAGAGCAGGGCAGCAGCTGTAGAGAAGTCTCTCCGTACGTTACAAATAGAGAACAATGCCCTGAAGCTGGAGCAACACAAA GCTGCAGTGACTGATGAGGACAAGGAGCGTGTGCTGCTGGACCTGCAGGAGAAGAACTCCTCTCTGGAGAGACGTCTGCATGGTAACCTGAGTGAAGACGAGCTCCTCCAGGAGCTGCTCAAAGAG AAGTCCACTCTGGAGCAGAGGCTGGAGGACACGAGAGTTGAGCTGCTGGAGGCACGCACCAACCATGCAGACACGGTTAGCTCTTTGGAGACTCAG ATATCCAGACTCAACAACAACGTGACTGAACTACAGACCCTGCTACGACACAAAGACGACTCCTCCAAGAACTACAGAGAGAGAACGGACGCACAG atagCAGGTCTGGAACAGCAGGTGCAGGAGAGCAATGAGAGGCTCAAGAACACTGAGCAGCAGATCTCTGACAAACAAGCACATCTAGACAAACTG CAGGCAGAGTGGAGTGTGGAGAGGGACAGTCTGCAGCAGCAGGTGTCTGCAGAGCGGCAACAGGGCCAGGAGAGGGCAGGTCGGCTGGAGGAGCAGCTCACTGcactgcagacagagagagacaccgaaCACACCTCTGCCCAAGCCAGGATT AGTGAGTTGGAGCAAGAGAGAGCGTCTCTGCTGAGGGGGAGGGATAAAGCTGACGTGGCTCTGAGGAGGCAGGCAGAGGAGCTGGAGCAGGCCAGG TCAGAGCTGAGCAGCAGGCAGACAGTGAGTGTGGAGATAGCCATGGCTCTGGAGGACACCAGGAGACAGAAGGAGGAGCTCCAACTACAG GTAGTAGAGATGATGGCGTCACTTCAAACAACATCGCAGGAACTGGCCCACGTCACTGAGCAGCTGAAGCGGAAAGAAGAGGATCTCCAAACACTTCGCAATG AGCTGCAGAGCGCCCAGAGCTCCCTGTCCCAGCTGCAAGAGGAGGGGCTGCAGGCAGCAGcccaggagagacaggaggagaaggaCAGCCAGCTGGTCAGCTTGAGGCAGGAGCTCCTAACCCAGAACGAGCAGTTGGACTCCTGCCAGTTACGg GTATCAGAgctggaggtagaggtagagactcTGACGTTGCAGCAGACTCCAGAGCTGTGTGAACTGGACCAGAATGGGACTGTGACGGTGGATGACCTGGACCACATGCAGAAGGCCAACCGAGACCTGGAGCAGCAGCTCAGTGACAAGAACAAG ACCATTAAGCAGCTGCAGCAGAGGCTAGCAGAGCTAAAGAGGACCTTGCAGAAGGAGCTG AAGCTGAAACCTGAAACAGAGTCCGATGGGAAAGAGAGGGCccaagaagggagaggagagaggcaagAGAGGCCAGACAGAATCTTTACAGAGCCCGCTCCAGGCCCGGCCCCGGGCCCAAACACCACTGTCACCAACACATCTGATCTCAATGACTCACGAGAGATCAACTTTGAGTACCTCAAACACGTGGTGCTAAAATTCATGTCATCCAGAGAGGCTGAG GCCTATCAGCTGATCAGAGCAGTGTCTGTGTTGCTGAACTTCACTGGTGAGGAAGAGGACATGTTGAAGCAGACTCTGGAGTACAAGGTGGCTTTCTCCTTTCACATCTCGTTCCCCTGA